One Desulfovibrio sp. genomic window carries:
- a CDS encoding sulfide/dihydroorotate dehydrogenase-like FAD/NAD-binding protein, whose translation MPTRILHKESLIPGKTSKLVLDAPEIARKGKPGHFVMLRMTPTGERIPLTIADTDAENGTITIVYLVMGKSTALLEALSVGDNVLDVCGPLGHPTHIEKKGTVICVGGGTGIAAMHHIAKGHARMGNKVVGVIGARSKDLLLFENELKSFVNELLISTDDGSYGHKGLVTELLRDRLEKDKSVFEVVAVGPVPMMAAVAETTRPFGVRTTVSLNPIMVDGIGMCGACRVSVGGKTKFACVDGPEFDGHEVDFPELRRRLAAYREQEKVSIDDYQRTAHGN comes from the coding sequence ATGCCAACACGCATATTGCACAAGGAAAGCCTGATCCCGGGCAAAACCAGCAAACTGGTGCTTGATGCGCCGGAAATCGCCCGCAAGGGCAAACCTGGCCACTTTGTCATGCTGCGCATGACTCCCACCGGGGAGCGCATCCCCCTTACCATTGCTGATACTGACGCCGAAAACGGCACCATTACCATTGTATATCTCGTCATGGGCAAAAGCACGGCCCTGCTTGAAGCTCTTAGCGTGGGCGACAACGTCCTTGACGTCTGCGGCCCCCTGGGCCACCCCACCCATATCGAAAAGAAAGGCACCGTCATCTGTGTGGGCGGCGGCACGGGCATTGCCGCCATGCACCACATTGCCAAGGGCCACGCCCGCATGGGCAACAAGGTCGTGGGCGTCATCGGCGCGCGCAGCAAAGACCTGCTGCTTTTTGAAAACGAGCTGAAATCCTTTGTCAACGAACTGCTCATCTCCACCGATGACGGCAGTTACGGCCACAAGGGCCTTGTGACGGAGCTTCTGCGCGACAGGCTTGAAAAAGACAAGAGCGTCTTTGAAGTCGTGGCCGTGGGCCCCGTGCCCATGATGGCGGCTGTGGCCGAAACCACTCGCCCCTTCGGCGTCAGGACCACGGTCAGCCTCAACCCCATCATGGTTGACGGCATAGGCATGTGCGGCGCGTGCCGCGTCAGCGTGGGCGGCAAAACCAAGTTCGCCTGTGTGGACGGCCCCGAATTTGACGGACATGAAGTGGACTTTCCTGAACTGCGCCGCCGTCTGGCCGCCTATCGTGAACAGGAAAAAGTCTCCATCGACGACTATCAGAGGACTGCTCATGGAAACTAA
- a CDS encoding ABC transporter substrate-binding protein, with product MRILFSKILTIAFVLALAVAAQAADLPKLKVGYIFTTNHTPLMAAMGMGEKLTVDGLWMQPLVPKEKYQLMKNGKAVAVLDIVVIKSGSETATLFAQKQLDIGLASITAIMAGIDKNIPIKIVSPLVLASGGVVVSNDVPAKTWPEFIAYIKASSKPVNIGYHSPSSSPIIILESALKSEGISYTSNPLDQKAQVVLVDLKGMSNLIPALSSKQVDAVVGPEPFPQTAVGKGAGCDISMLRNLPPEKKWTDYPCCVIAARDETIAEHPDLVRDFVRLMAGAGQWCNEDTQRAGILGSSWIGLPEEIGKNSNLRFLQSFTEGWKDGADGYLNELNKAGYFKGALKDKTFKQAEGILVDPQFLNGK from the coding sequence ATGCGTATCCTGTTCAGCAAGATTCTGACAATCGCGTTTGTGCTTGCCCTGGCAGTTGCGGCCCAGGCGGCGGATCTGCCGAAGCTGAAAGTGGGCTACATTTTTACCACCAACCACACTCCCCTCATGGCGGCCATGGGCATGGGAGAAAAGCTCACTGTGGACGGCCTGTGGATGCAGCCCCTGGTGCCCAAGGAAAAGTACCAGTTGATGAAGAACGGCAAGGCCGTGGCTGTGCTTGACATCGTTGTCATCAAGAGCGGTTCGGAAACCGCCACGCTCTTCGCCCAGAAGCAGCTTGACATTGGCCTTGCCTCCATCACCGCCATCATGGCCGGCATTGACAAAAACATCCCCATCAAGATCGTTTCGCCCCTGGTGCTGGCCAGCGGCGGCGTTGTCGTGTCCAATGACGTGCCCGCCAAAACATGGCCGGAATTCATCGCCTACATCAAGGCGTCTTCCAAGCCTGTCAACATTGGCTACCACTCGCCCAGCAGCTCGCCCATCATTATTCTTGAAAGCGCGCTCAAGTCCGAGGGCATCAGCTACACGAGCAATCCCCTGGATCAGAAGGCGCAGGTGGTGCTGGTAGACCTGAAAGGCATGTCCAACCTTATCCCCGCGCTGAGCAGCAAGCAGGTTGACGCCGTGGTGGGGCCCGAACCTTTTCCGCAGACAGCGGTGGGCAAGGGCGCTGGTTGCGACATCAGCATGCTGCGTAACCTGCCGCCCGAAAAAAAATGGACGGACTACCCCTGCTGCGTCATAGCCGCCAGGGACGAGACCATTGCCGAGCACCCTGACCTTGTGCGTGACTTTGTCCGCCTGATGGCCGGAGCGGGGCAGTGGTGCAATGAGGACACCCAACGCGCCGGGATTCTCGGATCAAGCTGGATAGGCCTGCCCGAAGAGATCGGCAAGAATTCCAACCTGCGCTTTCTGCAAAGCTTTACCGAGGGCTGGAAGGACGGCGCTGACGGCTATTTGAACGAACTGAACAAGGCCGGGTATTTCAAGGGCGCGCTCAAGGACAAAACCTTCAAGCAAGCTGAAGGCATCCTTGTAGATCCACAGTTTCTGAACGGCAAATAG
- a CDS encoding sigma-54 interaction domain-containing protein gives MQVLRTGVPIENKVYYYFTRSGNLVYSTCTIYPLYTKEKDLLGVVCYSIGYTDLARHMENVQHVIEAQGNKSPGRKKAAADKHYSFASIVGMNQELRKAVGMAEVAATSSASVMLIGETGVGKEVFAQAIHYGSSRRGRPYTAINCSAVPEPLLEGILFGTSRGAFTGALDKPGLFETTNGGTFFLDEVDSMPIFLQSKLLRALQEKKIRRVGDAIEKDIDVRILCAVGQHPKELLSTGALRPDLYYRLGAIKIFLPPLRNRIDDIIPLSDHFLAKHNPNPLNPPPRLSEAALALLSSHTWPGNVRELEHVLEASISVGQGVAVLDVEQLTKSCPDIFPPDAAAVPPDVAPVEVRAAAALSVKAPLSVIADVQAAPDAEAKQGAPEAPSPSPENLLASRKDMEMVAILDALGKAAGNKSLASRLLGISPQLLSYKIKKFGINAKNFVPKQL, from the coding sequence ATGCAGGTACTCAGGACCGGAGTACCCATAGAAAATAAGGTGTATTATTACTTCACGCGCAGCGGCAACCTTGTGTACTCAACGTGCACAATATACCCCCTGTATACAAAGGAAAAAGACCTCCTGGGCGTTGTGTGCTACAGCATCGGCTACACGGACCTTGCCCGCCATATGGAAAATGTGCAGCACGTCATCGAAGCTCAGGGCAACAAGTCCCCTGGCCGAAAGAAAGCTGCAGCAGACAAGCATTATTCCTTTGCGTCCATTGTCGGCATGAACCAGGAGTTGCGAAAGGCTGTGGGCATGGCGGAAGTGGCGGCCACCTCGTCAGCCTCCGTGATGCTTATTGGCGAAACGGGCGTGGGCAAGGAGGTGTTTGCCCAGGCCATCCATTACGGGAGTTCCCGACGCGGTCGGCCGTATACGGCCATCAACTGCTCGGCCGTGCCAGAACCGCTCCTTGAGGGCATCCTTTTTGGCACATCCAGGGGCGCGTTTACCGGGGCGCTGGACAAGCCTGGCCTTTTTGAAACCACAAACGGGGGCACGTTCTTTCTGGATGAAGTGGACTCCATGCCGATTTTTCTGCAAAGCAAGCTTTTGCGTGCCCTGCAGGAAAAGAAGATCAGGCGTGTGGGAGATGCCATTGAAAAGGATATAGATGTGCGCATATTGTGCGCCGTGGGCCAGCACCCCAAGGAACTGCTGAGCACAGGGGCCCTGCGGCCGGATCTCTACTATCGTCTGGGGGCCATAAAAATATTCCTGCCGCCGCTGAGAAACAGGATAGACGATATTATCCCGCTGTCCGATCATTTTCTCGCCAAGCATAATCCCAATCCGCTCAATCCGCCTCCACGGCTCTCTGAAGCCGCCTTGGCCCTGCTGTCGTCGCACACCTGGCCTGGCAACGTGCGCGAACTGGAGCATGTGCTTGAGGCCTCCATTAGTGTGGGGCAGGGGGTTGCCGTACTGGACGTCGAGCAGCTTACCAAGTCGTGCCCCGATATCTTCCCCCCGGACGCGGCAGCCGTCCCGCCAGATGTGGCTCCCGTGGAAGTCCGCGCGGCCGCGGCGCTCAGCGTAAAAGCGCCGTTGTCGGTTATTGCCGACGTGCAGGCGGCTCCAGATGCAGAGGCCAAACAAGGCGCACCCGAAGCGCCAAGCCCGTCCCCTGAAAATCTTCTGGCAAGTCGTAAGGATATGGAGATGGTTGCCATTCTGGACGCGCTGGGCAAGGCCGCCGGGAACAAAAGCCTGGCTTCCCGGTTGCTTGGCATATCACCCCAGCTTTTATCCTATAAGATTAAAAAGTTCGGCATCAATGCGAAAAATTTTGTGCCGAAGCAGCTTTAG
- a CDS encoding radical SAM protein codes for MTILQPDSSRHPCFSPEAHRSFGRVHLPVAAGCNVQCGFCDRKYSCVNESRPGVTARLLSPEEAVDAALRAVAHMPHLSVIGIAGPGDPLADATRTLDTLATLREALPGMLLCLSTNGLALPLHADALAELGVGHVTVTVNAVAPAVGADVYNWVDDGDSRVTGQEGAALLLERQEKGVRRLKSLGVTVKINTVVIPGVNSDHVQDIAVAVASWGADLMNCIPLLPVAGTRFADTLSPGPDVMHRLRAEAGAIIPQMRHCTRCRADALGFLGEDGRLEDICGAPPASRAGAQEFGQ; via the coding sequence ATGACCATACTGCAGCCGGACAGTTCGCGGCATCCCTGCTTCAGCCCGGAGGCGCACCGGTCTTTCGGTCGTGTGCATCTGCCCGTGGCGGCAGGTTGCAACGTGCAATGCGGTTTTTGCGACCGCAAATATTCCTGCGTCAACGAGTCCCGCCCCGGGGTCACGGCACGGTTGCTTTCGCCGGAAGAAGCCGTTGACGCGGCCCTGCGCGCCGTGGCCCACATGCCGCATCTGAGCGTTATCGGCATAGCTGGCCCCGGCGATCCGCTGGCCGACGCCACGCGCACGCTGGACACTCTTGCCACGCTGCGCGAAGCGCTGCCCGGCATGCTCCTGTGCCTGTCCACCAACGGTCTGGCCTTGCCACTGCATGCGGACGCGCTGGCCGAACTTGGCGTGGGCCATGTGACTGTGACGGTCAATGCCGTGGCCCCCGCCGTTGGCGCGGACGTGTACAACTGGGTGGACGACGGCGACAGCCGCGTAACCGGGCAGGAGGGCGCGGCCCTGTTGCTGGAGCGGCAGGAAAAAGGCGTGCGGCGTCTGAAGTCCCTGGGCGTGACGGTCAAGATAAACACGGTGGTCATTCCCGGCGTCAACAGCGACCACGTGCAGGACATAGCCGTGGCCGTGGCGTCCTGGGGGGCCGACCTCATGAACTGCATACCGCTGCTGCCCGTGGCGGGCACGCGCTTTGCCGACACACTGTCTCCCGGCCCGGACGTCATGCACCGCCTGCGGGCCGAAGCCGGGGCCATAATCCCCCAGATGCGCCATTGCACGCGTTGCCGCGCCGACGCTCTGGGCTTTCTTGGCGAAGACGGGCGGCTTGAGGACATCTGCGGCGCGCCGCCCGCGTCGCGGGCCGGTGCTCAGGAGTTCGGCCAGTAA
- a CDS encoding substrate-binding domain-containing protein, with product MDAEKNGRRGFLKSLALGAAGAALITPQAAQAASGGTLQVWSCGGLAEAMCPAHEEYTRQSGVKVVYTGAFAGALGKSLLGGSGHTEVFAGRVLALAQSLRKAGKMLEFKPLCFTSYVIAVPKGNPAGIASLEDLTRKGVRVAMAKEASPPGGQAVMGLLKAADLTQKVLANVPEQGTCVQRSVEDVTSGKADAMIVERRICRMPRFASHLDVVEIPEKFFPAGPLTFTVGLMADAADKDLANAYITWLTSPQGQAFFEQAGFIPAISPKGQELIEKLGVKDVA from the coding sequence ATGGATGCAGAAAAAAACGGGCGTCGCGGTTTTTTGAAATCGCTTGCCCTGGGAGCAGCGGGAGCCGCGCTCATCACGCCGCAGGCCGCACAGGCCGCAAGCGGGGGCACGCTTCAGGTCTGGTCGTGCGGTGGCCTTGCCGAGGCCATGTGCCCGGCGCATGAGGAGTATACCCGGCAATCCGGGGTCAAGGTTGTGTATACCGGGGCCTTTGCCGGTGCTCTTGGCAAATCCCTGCTCGGCGGTAGCGGACATACCGAGGTTTTTGCCGGGCGTGTGCTTGCGCTGGCGCAAAGCCTGCGCAAGGCGGGAAAAATGCTCGAGTTCAAACCGCTGTGCTTTACGAGCTACGTGATCGCGGTTCCCAAGGGCAATCCCGCTGGCATCGCGAGCCTTGAGGATCTCACCCGCAAGGGCGTGCGCGTGGCCATGGCCAAGGAGGCGTCCCCGCCAGGAGGACAGGCCGTCATGGGTCTGCTCAAGGCCGCCGACCTGACCCAGAAGGTGCTGGCCAATGTGCCGGAACAGGGAACCTGTGTGCAGCGGTCGGTGGAAGACGTCACCAGCGGCAAGGCCGACGCCATGATTGTGGAGCGGCGCATCTGCCGCATGCCGCGCTTTGCCAGCCATCTTGATGTGGTGGAGATCCCGGAAAAGTTTTTTCCCGCCGGGCCGCTGACCTTTACCGTGGGCCTCATGGCCGACGCGGCGGACAAGGATCTGGCCAACGCCTACATCACCTGGCTGACCAGCCCTCAGGGACAGGCATTTTTTGAGCAGGCCGGGTTTATCCCCGCCATTTCTCCCAAGGGTCAGGAACTCATTGAAAAGCTGGGGGTCAAAGATGTTGCATGA
- a CDS encoding 4Fe-4S binding protein, translating into MLHEIVARPSLKLRTLRWCNRAVLIASTLFIGEWGLYGAFRCPFVVPFVSCQNCPVITCPGQVSRMFWGFWGIWLAVAVFFGRAFCGWLCPGNFVNRVLALNPFKFGPNPVGVKNYRWAKYLMLAAGLLVWFAMGQPRVNVPLRVGEFWPSVMLTWEHAFPLWQLRFVITVGVLALGLGIIMCWCRFACPFGAALELVRRFSLFRFYKTPECNDCDKCRKACNMRTRPDEENCVNCGDCVGSCPKDCIRFGVKPRGKA; encoded by the coding sequence ATGTTGCATGAAATTGTCGCCCGCCCCAGCCTCAAGCTGCGGACTCTTCGTTGGTGCAACAGGGCCGTACTGATCGCCTCCACGCTGTTTATCGGTGAATGGGGATTGTACGGCGCGTTTCGCTGTCCTTTTGTGGTGCCCTTTGTCAGTTGTCAGAACTGCCCGGTCATAACCTGTCCCGGCCAGGTGTCCCGCATGTTCTGGGGATTCTGGGGCATCTGGCTGGCAGTGGCCGTGTTCTTTGGCAGGGCTTTTTGCGGCTGGCTGTGCCCTGGAAACTTCGTCAACCGGGTTCTGGCGCTCAATCCCTTCAAGTTCGGGCCAAACCCAGTAGGCGTGAAGAACTACAGATGGGCCAAATACCTCATGCTGGCGGCGGGTCTGCTGGTATGGTTCGCCATGGGGCAGCCCAGAGTGAACGTGCCCCTGCGAGTGGGCGAGTTCTGGCCCTCGGTCATGCTGACGTGGGAACACGCCTTTCCTCTGTGGCAGTTGCGCTTTGTCATTACGGTGGGCGTGCTGGCCCTGGGGCTGGGCATCATCATGTGCTGGTGCCGTTTTGCCTGCCCCTTTGGCGCGGCTCTGGAGCTTGTGCGGCGGTTTTCCCTTTTCCGCTTTTACAAGACGCCGGAATGCAATGACTGCGACAAATGCAGAAAGGCCTGCAACATGCGCACGCGGCCCGATGAGGAAAACTGCGTCAACTGCGGCGACTGCGTGGGCTCGTGCCCCAAGGACTGCATACGCTTCGGCGTCAAGCCAAGGGGCAAGGCATGA
- the gltA gene encoding NADPH-dependent glutamate synthase, whose protein sequence is METKTPKKPVAPRVDMPCQPAEVRRANFDEVALGYTREMAIEEAQRCLQCKKPLCVSGCPVEVPIRDFIREAAHGNMDAAYRIIKSTNSLPAVCGRVCPQEHQCEGKCVLRAKGQPVAIGRLERFVADTYIATTACEQVTGTDACALPRGDLKVACIGSGPSSLTCAGVCAAAGIKVDVYEALHEAGGVLIYGIPAFRLPKNVVATEIDGLRLAGVDFHLNSVGGRTVEVEELLETHHAVFIGVGAGLPMFLGVPGENLVGVFSANEYLTRVNLGRAYDFPNQDTPAFPGKNVTVFGAGNVAMDAARTALRMGAESVHIVYRRTRAEMPARLEELEHAEEEGVQFAMLSAPLRFNGDNEMRLTSVTLQKMELGEPDASGRRRPVAIEGEVFDLPTDLAVVALGTRSNPILLDATPKLKQNKWGYIEVNEETGETSIPNVFAGGDIVTGAATVILAMGAGRKAGQEIVKRLLG, encoded by the coding sequence ATGGAAACTAAGACCCCCAAAAAGCCCGTTGCCCCCAGAGTGGACATGCCCTGTCAGCCCGCCGAAGTGCGCCGCGCCAATTTTGACGAAGTGGCTCTGGGCTACACCAGAGAAATGGCCATTGAAGAGGCTCAGCGCTGCCTCCAGTGCAAAAAGCCCCTCTGCGTCAGCGGCTGCCCGGTGGAAGTGCCCATCCGCGACTTTATCCGCGAAGCGGCGCATGGCAACATGGACGCCGCCTACCGCATCATCAAGAGCACCAACAGCCTGCCCGCCGTCTGCGGTCGCGTTTGCCCGCAGGAACATCAGTGTGAGGGCAAGTGCGTTCTCAGGGCCAAGGGCCAGCCTGTGGCCATCGGCCGCCTTGAACGCTTTGTGGCCGACACCTACATCGCCACCACGGCCTGCGAGCAGGTCACGGGCACGGATGCCTGCGCCCTGCCGCGCGGCGACCTCAAGGTTGCCTGCATCGGCTCCGGCCCGTCCTCCCTCACCTGTGCGGGCGTCTGCGCCGCTGCGGGCATCAAGGTCGACGTGTACGAAGCCCTGCACGAAGCCGGCGGCGTGCTCATTTACGGCATCCCCGCCTTCCGTCTGCCCAAGAACGTGGTCGCCACCGAAATTGACGGCCTGCGCCTGGCTGGCGTTGACTTTCACCTCAACTCCGTTGGCGGCCGTACCGTCGAGGTGGAAGAACTGCTTGAAACCCACCATGCCGTCTTTATCGGCGTGGGCGCGGGCCTGCCAATGTTTTTGGGCGTCCCCGGCGAAAACCTGGTGGGCGTGTTCTCGGCCAACGAGTACCTCACCCGCGTGAACCTTGGCCGGGCCTACGACTTTCCCAATCAGGACACCCCGGCCTTTCCGGGCAAGAACGTCACTGTCTTCGGCGCTGGCAACGTGGCCATGGATGCGGCCCGCACTGCCCTGCGCATGGGGGCTGAAAGCGTGCATATCGTCTACCGCCGCACCAGGGCTGAAATGCCCGCCCGCCTTGAAGAGCTGGAACACGCCGAGGAAGAGGGCGTGCAGTTCGCCATGCTTTCGGCGCCGCTGCGCTTCAACGGCGACAATGAAATGCGCCTTACTTCCGTTACTCTGCAAAAAATGGAACTGGGCGAGCCAGACGCCTCTGGCCGCCGCCGCCCCGTGGCCATTGAGGGCGAAGTGTTCGACCTGCCCACAGACCTTGCCGTCGTGGCGCTGGGCACACGCTCCAACCCCATTCTTCTGGACGCCACCCCCAAGCTCAAGCAGAACAAGTGGGGCTACATCGAGGTCAATGAAGAAACGGGTGAAACGTCCATACCCAACGTCTTTGCCGGGGGCGACATCGTCACCGGCGCGGCCACGGTCATTCTCGCCATGGGGGCGGGGCGCAAGGCCGGGCAGGAAATTGTGAAGCGGCTTCTGGGCTAG
- a CDS encoding glycine/betaine/sarcosine/D-proline family reductase selenoprotein B, whose protein sequence is MKKKAIHYLNQFFGQVGGEDMADYEPAMHDGALGCSNIFNAVSKNVEITNTLICGDNFMASHADEAVERCLKLLEGKEFDIFIAGPAFNAGRYGNACGLVCKAVSEKFNVPVISSMNVENPGVELFKKDLYIFKGGARATTMKADMTAMATFADKIASGERLLPAAMEGYFGRGIRHQVYLEDLGMEPVPACDRAVDMLLAKLAGKEFETELPIPTPDLIPIAPAIKDITKIKIALVTSGGIVPVGNPDRIESCSATRWGKYDISKMAALESGVFKTIHAGYDPEQGDKNPNVVVPLDAMRALQNEGLLGEVDDYFYSTVGTGTTQGEAARMGREIAEVLHQRGVEGVILTATUGTCTRCGATIGKEIERSGIPVVVMCNLVNIAKTVGSNRIVPTFAVPYPLGNPQASLEEQWKMRLHRVGRAVEALQTDVQDQTIFPVEK, encoded by the coding sequence ATGAAGAAAAAAGCTATCCACTACCTCAACCAGTTCTTCGGACAGGTTGGCGGTGAAGACATGGCGGACTATGAGCCAGCCATGCACGATGGCGCTCTTGGATGCTCGAATATCTTCAATGCCGTTTCCAAGAATGTTGAGATCACGAACACCCTGATTTGCGGCGACAACTTTATGGCCTCGCATGCCGACGAAGCTGTGGAACGCTGCCTCAAGCTGCTTGAAGGCAAAGAGTTCGACATCTTCATCGCTGGCCCGGCCTTTAACGCCGGTCGTTACGGCAATGCCTGCGGCCTTGTGTGCAAGGCTGTCAGCGAAAAGTTCAACGTGCCGGTCATCAGCTCTATGAACGTTGAAAACCCCGGTGTCGAGCTTTTCAAAAAAGACCTGTATATCTTCAAGGGCGGCGCTCGCGCCACGACCATGAAGGCCGATATGACCGCCATGGCCACCTTTGCCGACAAGATCGCCTCTGGCGAACGCCTGTTGCCCGCCGCCATGGAAGGCTACTTCGGCCGTGGCATCCGTCACCAGGTTTACCTTGAAGACCTTGGCATGGAACCAGTGCCCGCCTGCGATCGCGCGGTGGACATGCTGCTTGCCAAGCTTGCCGGAAAGGAATTCGAGACAGAACTGCCCATCCCGACCCCTGACCTCATTCCCATCGCCCCGGCCATCAAGGACATCACCAAGATCAAGATCGCCCTGGTCACTTCCGGCGGCATCGTGCCCGTGGGCAACCCGGACAGGATTGAATCCTGCTCGGCCACACGCTGGGGCAAGTACGACATCAGCAAGATGGCCGCGCTGGAATCCGGCGTGTTCAAGACCATCCACGCGGGCTACGACCCTGAACAGGGTGACAAGAACCCCAACGTGGTCGTGCCCCTGGACGCCATGCGGGCCTTGCAGAACGAAGGCCTGCTCGGCGAAGTGGACGACTACTTCTACTCCACCGTGGGTACGGGAACGACCCAGGGCGAAGCGGCGCGCATGGGCCGCGAGATTGCTGAAGTGCTGCACCAGCGGGGAGTCGAGGGCGTCATCCTCACAGCCACGTGAGGAACCTGCACTCGTTGCGGTGCAACGATCGGAAAAGAAATTGAACGTAGCGGCATTCCTGTTGTGGTCATGTGCAACCTTGTCAATATCGCTAAAACGGTGGGCAGTAACCGCATAGTTCCTACGTTTGCGGTCCCCTACCCTCTTGGCAATCCTCAGGCCTCCCTTGAAGAACAGTGGAAGATGCGCCTGCACAGAGTTGGAAGGGCTGTTGAAGCCCTGCAGACCGATGTGCAGGATCAGACTATCTTCCCGGTGGAAAAATAG
- the grdA gene encoding glycine/sarcosine/betaine reductase complex selenoprotein A, translating to MSGIAGKKLILIGERDGVPGLAMAKVFEGSDAEVVFAATECFVUTAAGAMDLQNQQRTKEAADKYNKDDILVILGTADVDGTGIYAETVTQGDPTYAGPLSGVPLGLPVYHILDPAIKKEADPQAWEEHISMMEMVLDGEALTKAAADMREQYGKSTL from the coding sequence ATGAGTGGTATTGCAGGAAAAAAGCTTATTCTGATAGGCGAGCGGGATGGCGTCCCCGGCCTGGCCATGGCCAAGGTCTTTGAGGGGAGCGATGCCGAAGTCGTCTTTGCCGCAACCGAATGTTTTGTTTGAACCGCGGCAGGTGCAATGGATCTGCAAAATCAGCAGCGCACCAAAGAAGCTGCTGACAAGTACAACAAGGATGACATCCTCGTCATCCTGGGCACAGCCGATGTGGACGGAACCGGCATTTACGCCGAGACCGTGACCCAGGGCGACCCCACGTACGCAGGCCCATTGTCCGGAGTCCCGTTGGGACTTCCCGTGTATCACATCCTTGACCCTGCCATTAAAAAGGAGGCCGATCCCCAAGCGTGGGAAGAGCACATCAGCATGATGGAAATGGTGCTGGATGGAGAGGCGTTGACAAAAGCCGCAGCAGACATGCGGGAGCAATACGGCAAAAGCACTTTGTGA
- a CDS encoding glycine/sarcosine/betaine reductase component B subunit — MKLEIGNFVVKDVAFGAKTGFADGIFTVNKEEALAEVMKDEHITEAELHIVKPGDEVRLVPVKDALEIRCRVSGAPGNHPGVTSDLCSAATGRVHSLTGASLLVVGKHWGSFQDGLIDMGGPFQRATLYGFLKNIVLVADTDEEFERHEQQKKNHALRWAGMRLAEFLGKTLASLTPDSIDVYELDAVNRRDAAVSGLPSVVYVMQPQTQMEAMGYNTLVYGWDGNHMLPTYMHPNEILGGAVVSGSFMPCSSKMSTYEFQTNPTIKRLMKEHGKTLNFLGVIMSNLNVIMEQKVRSAIMVAQIANNLGADGAIVAEEGYGNPDVDYIQVIVELEKAGVKTVGISNECTGRDGKSQPLVALDPRADALVSTGNVSELVHLAPMKTVLGELESLRRDGLSGGWDGCVNPDGSCLLEDNAVFCADHPSGYSVKRCFEF; from the coding sequence ATGAAACTTGAGATTGGTAATTTTGTAGTGAAGGATGTGGCCTTCGGCGCAAAAACCGGCTTTGCCGACGGTATTTTTACCGTCAACAAAGAAGAAGCGCTCGCCGAAGTCATGAAGGACGAGCATATTACTGAAGCCGAGCTTCATATCGTCAAGCCCGGCGATGAAGTGCGCCTTGTTCCCGTAAAAGACGCGCTGGAAATCCGCTGCCGCGTCAGTGGCGCTCCTGGCAACCATCCCGGTGTGACCTCCGACCTCTGCTCGGCGGCGACCGGCCGCGTGCACTCCCTTACCGGCGCTTCCCTGCTGGTTGTGGGCAAGCACTGGGGCAGCTTCCAGGACGGCCTCATTGATATGGGCGGCCCCTTTCAGCGCGCCACCCTCTACGGCTTCCTGAAAAATATCGTGCTTGTGGCCGACACGGATGAAGAATTCGAGCGCCATGAGCAGCAGAAGAAAAACCATGCCCTTCGCTGGGCTGGCATGCGCCTTGCCGAGTTCCTTGGCAAAACCCTGGCCAGCCTTACCCCCGATAGCATCGACGTTTACGAGCTTGACGCCGTCAACCGCCGTGACGCCGCCGTCTCCGGCCTGCCCTCGGTAGTCTACGTGATGCAGCCCCAGACCCAGATGGAAGCCATGGGCTACAACACCCTGGTTTACGGATGGGACGGCAACCACATGCTCCCGACCTACATGCATCCCAATGAAATCCTTGGCGGCGCTGTGGTTTCCGGCAGTTTCATGCCCTGCTCTTCCAAGATGTCCACGTACGAGTTTCAGACCAACCCCACCATCAAGCGCCTCATGAAAGAGCATGGCAAGACCCTGAACTTCCTCGGCGTGATCATGTCGAACCTCAACGTGATCATGGAACAGAAGGTCAGATCCGCCATCATGGTCGCCCAGATTGCCAACAACCTGGGCGCCGACGGGGCCATTGTGGCCGAAGAAGGCTACGGCAACCCCGACGTGGACTACATCCAGGTCATTGTGGAGCTGGAAAAGGCCGGGGTCAAAACCGTCGGTATTTCCAACGAATGCACGGGCCGCGACGGCAAGTCCCAGCCCCTGGTGGCCCTTGACCCCAGGGCCGACGCCCTGGTTTCCACGGGCAACGTGTCCGAACTGGTGCACCTGGCCCCCATGAAAACCGTTCTTGGTGAACTGGAGTCCCTGCGGCGCGACGGTCTCTCCGGCGGCTGGGACGGTTGCGTCAATCCTGACGGATCGTGCCTGCTTGAAGACAACGCCGTTTTCTGCGCCGACCATCCCAGCGGCTACTCGGTCAAGCGTTGCTTCGAGTTTTAA